In Montipora capricornis isolate CH-2021 chromosome 4, ASM3666992v2, whole genome shotgun sequence, a single genomic region encodes these proteins:
- the LOC138044898 gene encoding neuropeptide FF receptor 2-like, whose translation MENFTASETERCPSLTEDKLDVKIIKILAYSIVLIVSLFGNSVIIATVISNRRMQTTVNYLIANMAASDLFISVFAMPMKISEIVKGPRRWLIEGSVGLIFCQLIYFFQDISLVVSIQSLVVIAVDRYRGIVFPYRPAIITPKRCKIVIALVWVASMSLHSIYFFIIRLTSNNNTTYCIFSWEPKMFSDPKKAEEDYVVAVLVLVVIAPFSTLAFLYTRIIRSLRIQGLTIYSKSRLQRRIYKENVKVIANICAIIIAFALCVLPLFVYGMLFYFVWKCEMPCNMNQFGFAVHFVLFSNAAITPLIYFVFNDRYRRGLQQVLKQVQFCRKDRGDNINADEICLNHRNANS comes from the coding sequence ATGGAAAACTTCACTGCTTCTGAAACGGAGAGATGTCCTTCTCTCACAGAAGATAAACTTGACGTTAAGATTATCAAGATCTTGGCCTACAGTATAGTTTTGATCGTTTCTCTCTTTGGAAACTCTGTCATCATTGCAACTGTGATCAGCAACCGACGGATGCAGACAACTGTAAACTATCTCATTGCAAATATGGCCGCTTCggatttatttatttcagtgtTTGCGATGCCGATGAAAATCTCCGAAATCGTAAAGGGTCCTCGAAGATGGCTGATCGAAGGATCTGTGGGATTAATTTTTTGTCAGCTGATCTATTTTTTCCAAGATATTTCATTGGTTGTTTCGATCCAGAGCTTGGTCGTCATTGCTGTCGACAGATATCGCGGAATTGTTTTTCCATATCGCCCCGCCATAATAACTCCAAAACGATGTAAAATTGTTATCGCACTGGTATGGGTGGCTTCGATGAGTTTACACAgtatttatttcttcattattCGTCTTACttccaacaacaacacaacATATTGCATTTTCAGCTGGGAGCCAAAAATGTTCTCTGATCCCAAAAAAGCCGAAGAAGATTACGTTGTAGCTGTATTGGTTCTCGTGGTGATTGCTCCCTTTTCAACTTTAGCATTCTTGTATACTCGAATCATAAGGAGTTTGAGAATTCAAGGACTCACAATTTATAGTAAATCAAGGCTTCAACGcagaatttacaaagaaaacgtAAAAGTCATAGCAAACATCTGCGCTATAATTATTGCATTTGCGCTTTGTGTTCTGCCACTGTTCGTGTACGGAATGCTGTTTTACTTTGTGTGGAAATGTGAAATGCCGTGTAATATGAATCAATTTGGATTCgctgtacattttgttttgttttcaaatgctgcCATAACTCCCCTCATTTACTTCGTATTTAATGATAGATATCGCCGAGGATTGCAACAGGTTTTAAAGCAGGTCCAGTTTTGCCGCAAAGACCGTGGCGATAACATTAACGCCGATGAAATATGCTTAAATCATCGGAACGCCAATTCATAG
- the LOC138044904 gene encoding LOW QUALITY PROTEIN: histamine H4 receptor-like (The sequence of the model RefSeq protein was modified relative to this genomic sequence to represent the inferred CDS: substituted 1 base at 1 genomic stop codon) — MSNSTELHDREHIVPLCVLNAFFALTAVVLNGVTIHAIRKTSSASLPKNLRVLLLNLAFSDLSVGLVVQPIYIIHLTFLFESQEGDNLQKMERLSLVTEILFLCASILGVLALSVDRFLAVYLHLRYQEIVTPKRVVSILILSWVISTILDAIDSKYTPSKYKEADKLRMKRERLLSSIKHQKNLEILLEXTITLVFVNSCLNPLIYCWKLRHIRRSIRMIPRNIFQEHSGTSCCGS, encoded by the exons ATGTCAAACAGTACAGAACTGCATGACCGTGAACACATAGTACCCCTCTGCGTCTTGAACGCTTTTTTCGCTTTGACTGCTGTCGTGTTGAACGGTGTAACGATTCATGCGATAAGGAAAACGTCTTCGGCTTCGTTGCCAAAAAATCTGAGAGTATTGCTGTTGAATCTGGCTTTTTCTGATCTCAGTGTTGGATTGGTGGTTCAACCCATTTATATCATCCAccttacttttttatttgagtCACAGGAAGGAGACAATTTACAGAAAATGGAAAGACTTTCTTTGGTGACAgagattttatttctttgtgcTTCAATCTTAGGAGTGTTGGCTCTTAGCGTGGACAGATTCTTGGCCGTTTATCTTCATCTCAGATACCAAGAGATTGTCACTCCCAAACGAGTTGTTTCCATCTTGATCTTAAGTTGGGTGATAAGTACAATT TTAGACGCCATAGATTCCAAATACACGCCCAGCAAGTACAAGGAAGCGGACAAACTGAGGATGAAACGAGAACGACTTTTGAGCTCCATAAAACATCA aaagaaTTTAGAAATCTTGCTAGAATAAACGATAACGCTTGTGTTTGTAAACTCTTGTTTGAACCCGTTGATTTACTGCTGGAAGTTGAGGCATATTCGACGCTCTATCAGAATGATACCACGAAATATTTTTCAGGAGCACAGTGGTACAAGCTGCTGTGGAAGTTGA